The genome window TGAGCTTGGATACGTTACCGATCCGTTTTACGGCTTTAGGCTCGGAGTTACGGGGCAGGGCAACTTCTTGCCGTTTAACAGCATGAGAAAAAGCGGCACCTTGTACGATAAAGAGTGGAGAACGCAAGGCGCGGTAATGTCCGAAGCGTATCTGGGCTACGGCATAGGGCAGACCGATATAAAATTCGGCCGTCAATACGTAAATACTCCGCTAGTAGCGGGCAATCCGACTCGCGCGTTCAAAGAGGCGTTTGAGGGTCTAACGATCGTAAATAAAGACATACCAAACACTACCTTGATCGGCGGCTGGTACTATAAATTTCAAGGCAGAAGCGCCGTCGTAGCTGGCGGCAAAGAGGGACGCGCTCCGCACTTTAAAGATAGAGTTATAGTAGGCGGCATGGGACCCGTGGCGTATGAGTTTGACAATATCTTTACCGGCGCGGTCATAAATCAAAGTATCCCGAATCTAAAACTAACCGGCGCGTACGCTAGAGTGACCGATCTTAGGCGCGGCGCGCTGCAAGGCGACATCAACTTTTACCTAGCCGAGGCTAACTATAAAGTACCCGTCGGCGACTTTAATCTCGGTTTTGACGCGATGTACAAGGGGTCTCGCACCACAAGAGGCCTGGAGGATCTAAACTACGACGGAAATATGATCGGTCTAAGAGCGGGCATTTATGATTTCGTGGGCTTTAGCGCCTCTTATGCCTATACGACCGTCGGCGACAACGACGCTTTGGCATTTGGTCTAGGTAACGGTCCTGGCTCATACACGCTGCTTCCTATCCGCGGACCTTTCGTATTTACGGGTTATGCCGGTATGAATACGCATAAGCTTTTGTTTGAATACGACTTTAAAGACGCGGGCGCCGAGGGCCTAAAAGCAAAACTACATCTAGTAAAAGGCAGACAAGACGCCCCGCATCGCAACGCCGGTCCGACCGCGGCTAACACGCACATGAACGTCCAAGGCTGGGCGGCGCAGGCTAGCTACGATATGCCGTGGGTCAAAGGGCTAAGCGCAAGCGTCACCTATACGGCTCTTGAGAGAAAGAACTTTGATACCAGAGGAGCCGTTAGAAAGACCGACAACAACGAGCTTTGGCTACAACTCGGATATAAATTTAGCCTTCTAAACTAGCTTTTAGTCACGCGGACGCAAATTTGACGCGTCCGCTATCCTTTTATCTGATTTTTGCGTTTGGTGCGTAAATTTAGCCTAGTAAACCTGCATAAATTTGACGTAAGCCATAAATTTAAAGTACGCGAAATTTGATTTTTAGAACTTGAAATACTTTTTTGCGGCGCTAAAATGTGCGCATCCGCGGTTTATCCGCCGAAAATAAACTCAAATAGGACGCGACGCGAAGCTTTTGCTTCCGTTTGGTATTTTTGGGAGTATTTTTGAATGTATTTTAAATTTGCTCGTTTAATTTTATAAATTTATCTCGAGCGGTTTTTAGTTGCCGCGAGTTTTGTTTAGAGCGCGGATTTACTCGGCATTTAAATTTACGAAAAACCAGAAATCTATCGAGCCGTTTTTTGATA of uncultured Campylobacter sp. contains these proteins:
- a CDS encoding OprD family outer membrane porin, which gives rise to MKLAKLSLAAVLALGFLGAANAADTFEEAFTKGKLAGKIQATYADQKDERAPIHDEQLTSIQLELGYVTDPFYGFRLGVTGQGNFLPFNSMRKSGTLYDKEWRTQGAVMSEAYLGYGIGQTDIKFGRQYVNTPLVAGNPTRAFKEAFEGLTIVNKDIPNTTLIGGWYYKFQGRSAVVAGGKEGRAPHFKDRVIVGGMGPVAYEFDNIFTGAVINQSIPNLKLTGAYARVTDLRRGALQGDINFYLAEANYKVPVGDFNLGFDAMYKGSRTTRGLEDLNYDGNMIGLRAGIYDFVGFSASYAYTTVGDNDALAFGLGNGPGSYTLLPIRGPFVFTGYAGMNTHKLLFEYDFKDAGAEGLKAKLHLVKGRQDAPHRNAGPTAANTHMNVQGWAAQASYDMPWVKGLSASVTYTALERKNFDTRGAVRKTDNNELWLQLGYKFSLLN